In Kaistia defluvii, one genomic interval encodes:
- a CDS encoding NAD(P)/FAD-dependent oxidoreductase has product MNKLHAPSWYAETADPTLAFPPLDGDTSADVVIVGGGYTGLSAALHLAEAGIDTILIEAEKVGWGASGRNGGQLHTGQRRDQDFLEKRLGKGAAHELWDLAEEAKALVHHLIAKHKIDAEWRPGLIETVHKQRLVDEERHYVDKLNRDYGYAPAEWIDRKQLAPMIGTDSYFGGRLDRTAGHLHPLKFAQGLARAAAKAGARIHEGTAATRLIDGATPVLETPRGRVRAETVILAGNGLLDGIDQEVETRAMPIKNFILTTEPIGAGGAGGLIPGGEAVSDSRFVVYYWRPTPDGRILFGGGETYSRTDPTDIFAFVRRHLLKIYPQLARTRIDHAWGGTLAVTVNRLPFLRKVRRGVYAASGYSGQGVALAPFGGKILAEAILGNPGKLDAFAALPCPRFPGGKLLRWPALVAGMSWYALRDRI; this is encoded by the coding sequence ATGAACAAGCTGCATGCTCCCTCCTGGTATGCTGAAACGGCCGACCCGACGCTCGCCTTCCCGCCGCTCGACGGCGACACCAGCGCCGACGTCGTCATTGTCGGCGGCGGCTATACCGGCCTGTCGGCCGCGCTGCATCTGGCAGAGGCCGGCATCGACACAATCCTGATCGAGGCCGAGAAGGTCGGCTGGGGCGCTTCGGGGCGCAATGGCGGCCAGTTGCATACCGGCCAGCGCCGCGACCAGGATTTTCTGGAGAAGCGCCTCGGCAAGGGGGCGGCGCATGAATTGTGGGACCTGGCGGAAGAGGCGAAGGCGCTCGTCCATCACCTGATCGCCAAGCACAAGATCGACGCCGAATGGCGGCCGGGCCTGATCGAGACGGTGCACAAGCAGCGCCTCGTCGACGAAGAACGGCACTATGTCGACAAGCTGAACCGCGATTACGGCTATGCGCCGGCCGAATGGATCGACCGCAAGCAACTGGCGCCGATGATCGGCACGGACAGCTATTTCGGCGGCCGCCTCGACCGCACCGCCGGCCACCTGCACCCGCTCAAATTCGCGCAAGGGCTGGCGCGCGCCGCCGCGAAGGCCGGCGCCCGCATCCATGAGGGCACGGCGGCGACCCGGCTCATCGATGGCGCGACGCCTGTCCTCGAGACACCGCGCGGCCGCGTTCGCGCCGAAACCGTCATTCTCGCCGGCAACGGCCTGCTCGACGGCATCGACCAGGAGGTCGAAACCCGGGCGATGCCGATCAAGAACTTCATCCTCACCACCGAGCCGATCGGCGCGGGTGGCGCGGGCGGGCTCATTCCCGGCGGCGAGGCCGTCTCGGATTCGCGCTTCGTCGTCTATTACTGGCGCCCCACGCCCGACGGCCGCATCCTGTTCGGCGGCGGCGAGACCTATTCGCGGACCGACCCGACCGACATCTTCGCTTTCGTGCGCCGGCATCTGCTGAAGATCTACCCGCAGCTGGCGCGGACGCGGATCGACCATGCCTGGGGCGGCACGCTCGCTGTCACGGTCAATCGTCTGCCCTTCCTGCGCAAGGTGCGCCGCGGCGTCTACGCGGCATCCGGCTATTCCGGCCAGGGCGTGGCGCTGGCGCCGTTCGGCGGCAAGATTCTCGCCGAGGCCATTCTCGGCAATCCCGGCAAGCTCGACGCCTTTGCCGCGCTCCCCTGCCCGCGTTTCCCGGGCGGCAAGCTGCTGCGCTGGCCGGCGCTGGTCGCCGG
- a CDS encoding glutamine synthetase family protein, whose amino-acid sequence MAKRKKGTKGIEGDVRGVKSLDEARDWLKARGIEDIECVVPDQAGVARGKMMPVQKFLAGPTMSMPGSILTQTITGDYPDDDDRFESDAADQDVMFEPDLSTLCVVPWEADPTAQVIHDGYHRDGRSVETAPRQVLRRIVELYAHQGWRPVVAPELEFYLVKPNTDPDYQLEPPTGRSGRPEAARQSYSIAAINEFDDLFDDIYDFSEQQGLEIDTLIHEEGAAQMEINLLHGDPLALADQVFLFKRTIREAALRHDMYATFMAKPMSREPGSAMHIHQSVIDVETGKNIFSDADGDPTSKFFAFIGGSQKYLPAVLCMLAPYVNSYRRLVRSSSAPVNTQWGYDNRTVGLRVPNSNPAGRRLENRLPSSDANPYLAIAASLACGYLGLVEGLKVGDPVSGSANSNEIDLPRGLLEAVALFEEQEELAEIFGERFVATYGAIKRAEYETFMQVISPWEREFLLLNV is encoded by the coding sequence GTGGCAAAACGGAAGAAGGGCACCAAGGGCATCGAGGGTGATGTCCGCGGCGTCAAGTCGCTGGACGAGGCCCGGGACTGGCTCAAGGCGCGCGGCATCGAGGACATCGAATGCGTCGTGCCCGACCAGGCAGGCGTTGCGCGCGGCAAGATGATGCCGGTGCAGAAGTTTCTTGCCGGCCCGACCATGTCGATGCCCGGATCGATCCTGACCCAGACCATCACGGGCGACTATCCCGACGATGACGACCGCTTCGAGAGCGACGCAGCCGACCAGGACGTGATGTTCGAGCCGGACCTGTCGACGCTCTGCGTCGTGCCGTGGGAGGCCGATCCGACCGCCCAGGTCATCCATGACGGCTACCACCGCGACGGCCGCTCGGTCGAGACCGCGCCGCGCCAGGTGCTGCGCCGCATCGTCGAGCTCTATGCGCATCAGGGCTGGCGGCCGGTGGTGGCGCCGGAGCTCGAATTCTACCTGGTCAAGCCGAACACCGATCCCGACTACCAGCTGGAGCCGCCGACCGGCCGGTCCGGCCGGCCCGAAGCCGCTCGGCAATCCTATTCGATCGCCGCGATCAACGAATTCGACGACCTGTTCGACGACATCTATGACTTCTCCGAGCAGCAGGGCCTCGAGATCGACACGCTGATCCACGAGGAAGGCGCCGCGCAGATGGAGATCAATCTCCTGCACGGTGACCCGCTGGCGCTGGCCGACCAGGTGTTCCTGTTCAAGCGGACGATCCGCGAGGCGGCGCTGCGGCATGACATGTACGCCACCTTCATGGCCAAGCCGATGTCGCGCGAGCCCGGTTCGGCCATGCACATCCACCAGTCGGTGATCGACGTCGAGACGGGCAAGAACATCTTTTCCGACGCCGACGGGGACCCGACCTCCAAGTTCTTCGCCTTCATCGGCGGATCGCAGAAATACCTGCCGGCCGTGCTCTGCATGCTGGCGCCCTATGTGAACTCCTATCGCCGGCTGGTGCGTTCGTCCTCCGCGCCAGTCAACACGCAATGGGGCTATGACAACCGCACCGTCGGCCTGCGTGTGCCGAACTCCAATCCGGCGGGACGGCGCCTCGAAAACCGCCTGCCCTCCTCCGACGCCAATCCCTATCTGGCGATCGCCGCGTCGCTCGCCTGCGGCTATCTCGGCCTGGTCGAAGGGCTGAAGGTCGGGGACCCGGTGTCCGGCTCCGCCAATTCGAACGAGATCGACCTGCCGCGCGGCCTGCTCGAAGCCGTCGCCCTGTTCGAGGAACAGGAAGAACTGGCCGAGATCTTCGGCGAGCGCTTCGTCGCCACCTATGGCGCCATCAAGCGGGCGGAATACGAGACCTTCATGCAGGTGATCAGCCCGTGGGAGCGGGAATTCCTGCTGCTGAACGTCTAG
- a CDS encoding polyamine ABC transporter substrate-binding protein, with product MIKHVFSGVALSAMLTVGAISGANAADKELHIFNWSDYIDTSIIDDFTKETGIKVVYDVYDSMEILETKMLAGGSGYDIVVPTDRNLKRMIDVGVFQDLDKSKIPNLSHMWDEITTRLATYDPGNKIAVNYMWGTTGIGYNVEKIKAAMPDAPVDSMDMFFKPEVVSKFKDCGVYMLDSPDDVIPAALNYLGLPPDSKDPAEIAKAGELIEKVRPYIRKFHSSEYIQALANGDICLAFGYSGDVIQARARATEANNKVEVGYAIPKEGGLLWMDSMAIPKDAPNPEAALAFINYIQKPEVIAKATNYVAYANGNKDSQAFVDKAIMEDPTIYPPADVMKKLYTTTPNDPKVQRVVTRLWTKIKSGT from the coding sequence ATGATCAAGCATGTCTTCAGCGGCGTCGCCCTCTCCGCGATGCTGACCGTCGGAGCGATCAGCGGCGCCAATGCCGCCGACAAGGAACTCCATATCTTCAACTGGTCCGATTACATCGACACGTCGATCATTGACGATTTCACCAAGGAAACCGGCATCAAGGTCGTCTACGACGTCTATGATTCCATGGAAATCCTGGAAACCAAGATGCTCGCCGGCGGTTCGGGCTACGACATCGTCGTGCCGACGGACCGTAACCTGAAGCGCATGATCGATGTCGGCGTGTTCCAGGACCTCGACAAGTCGAAGATCCCGAACCTCTCGCATATGTGGGACGAGATCACGACCCGTCTGGCCACCTATGATCCCGGCAACAAGATCGCCGTGAACTACATGTGGGGCACCACCGGCATCGGCTACAATGTCGAGAAGATCAAGGCGGCCATGCCGGACGCGCCGGTCGACTCGATGGACATGTTCTTCAAGCCGGAAGTGGTCTCGAAGTTCAAGGATTGCGGCGTCTACATGCTGGATTCGCCGGATGACGTGATCCCGGCTGCGCTCAACTATCTGGGCCTGCCGCCCGATTCGAAGGACCCGGCCGAGATCGCCAAGGCCGGCGAACTGATCGAGAAGGTCCGTCCCTATATCCGCAAGTTCCACTCGTCCGAATATATCCAGGCGCTGGCCAATGGCGACATCTGCCTGGCCTTCGGCTATTCCGGCGACGTGATCCAGGCCCGCGCCCGCGCGACTGAAGCCAACAACAAGGTCGAAGTCGGCTACGCCATTCCGAAGGAGGGCGGCCTGCTCTGGATGGATTCGATGGCGATCCCGAAGGATGCCCCGAACCCCGAGGCGGCCTTGGCCTTCATCAACTACATCCAGAAGCCGGAAGTCATCGCCAAGGCAACGAACTATGTCGCCTATGCCAATGGCAACAAGGATTCTCAGGCCTTCGTCGACAAGGCGATCATGGAGGATCCAACGATCTATCCGCCGGCCGACGTGATGAAGAAGCTTTACACGACGACGCCGAACGATCCGAAAGTTCAACGCGTCGTGACGCGGCTCTGGACGAAGATCAAGAGCGGCACCTGA
- a CDS encoding aspartate aminotransferase family protein codes for MTKPSNATADYRARDAAHHIHAFSDMKSLNAEGSRVIVRAEGSWIWDSEGNRILDGMSGLWCVNIGHGRKEIAEAVQRQMADFSFYNTFFKSTHPPAIALAEKLAEITPPQFNRVFFVGSGSEANDTVIRMVRHYWASLGQPNKTVLIARKNAYHGSTMGGGSLGGMTSIHSQGGLPIPGIHHIAQPYWFGEGGEMSEAEFGNFAARELEKAIDEIGEDNIAAFVAEPIQGAGGVIIPPATYWPEVKRILAQRDILLVADEVITGFGRTGNWFGSETFGIEPDLMSIAKGISSGYLPIGGVMVSDKVADVLYDAGEFHHGFTYSAHPVTAAAALENLRIIEDEKLVDRVRDDIGPYLQQGWRALGDHPLVGEARMTGLMGAIELVPKKPSRAAKFADTGKVGTIARDISLANNLVMRAVRDSLIIAPPLTLSHDEADQLLASARKTLDDTQAELKRLGLL; via the coding sequence ATGACGAAGCCATCCAACGCGACTGCCGACTACCGCGCCCGCGACGCGGCGCACCACATCCATGCCTTTTCCGACATGAAGAGCCTGAACGCCGAGGGCAGCCGGGTGATCGTCCGGGCCGAAGGCTCCTGGATCTGGGATTCGGAGGGCAACCGGATCCTCGACGGCATGTCCGGGCTCTGGTGCGTGAATATCGGCCACGGCCGCAAGGAAATCGCCGAGGCCGTGCAGCGGCAGATGGCGGATTTCTCGTTCTACAACACGTTCTTCAAATCGACCCATCCGCCGGCGATCGCGCTGGCCGAAAAGCTCGCCGAAATCACCCCGCCGCAGTTCAACCGGGTCTTCTTCGTCGGCTCCGGTTCGGAGGCCAACGACACCGTCATCCGCATGGTCCGCCACTATTGGGCGAGCCTCGGCCAGCCGAACAAGACGGTGCTGATCGCACGGAAAAATGCCTATCACGGCTCGACCATGGGCGGCGGCAGCCTCGGCGGCATGACCTCGATCCATAGCCAGGGCGGGTTGCCAATCCCAGGCATCCACCACATCGCCCAGCCCTACTGGTTCGGCGAGGGCGGCGAGATGAGCGAGGCCGAGTTCGGCAACTTTGCCGCGCGCGAGCTGGAAAAGGCGATCGACGAAATCGGCGAAGACAATATCGCCGCCTTCGTCGCCGAGCCGATCCAGGGCGCCGGCGGCGTCATCATCCCACCCGCCACCTATTGGCCGGAAGTGAAGCGCATTCTTGCGCAGCGCGACATCCTGCTGGTCGCCGACGAGGTCATCACCGGCTTCGGCCGCACCGGCAACTGGTTCGGCTCCGAAACCTTCGGGATCGAACCGGACCTGATGTCGATCGCCAAAGGCATCTCGTCGGGCTATCTGCCGATCGGCGGCGTCATGGTCTCCGACAAGGTCGCGGACGTGCTGTATGACGCCGGCGAGTTCCACCACGGCTTCACCTATTCGGCGCATCCCGTCACCGCGGCCGCAGCGCTCGAAAACCTCCGCATCATCGAGGACGAGAAGCTGGTCGATCGGGTGCGCGACGATATCGGCCCCTACCTCCAGCAAGGCTGGCGGGCGCTCGGCGATCATCCGCTGGTCGGCGAAGCGCGCATGACCGGCCTGATGGGCGCCATCGAGCTGGTGCCGAAAAAGCCATCGCGGGCGGCGAAATTCGCCGATACCGGCAAGGTCGGCACGATTGCCCGCGACATCTCGCTGGCCAACAACCTCGTCATGCGCGCGGTTCGCGACAGCCTGATCATCGCGCCGCCGCTGACGCTTTCCCATGACGAGGCCGACCAGTTGCTCGCCTCGGCCCGCAAGACACTTGACGACACACAGGCCGAATTGAAACGGCTGGGCCTGCTGTGA